In Saccharomyces cerevisiae S288C chromosome VIII, complete sequence, a genomic segment contains:
- the ERG7 gene encoding lanosterol synthase ERG7 (Lanosterol synthase; an essential enzyme that catalyzes the cyclization of squalene 2,3-epoxide, a step in ergosterol biosynthesis; human LSS functionally complements the lethality of the erg7 null mutation), whose protein sequence is MTEFYSDTIGLPKTDPRLWRLRTDELGRESWEYLTPQQAANDPPSTFTQWLLQDPKFPQPHPERNKHSPDFSAFDACHNGASFFKLLQEPDSGIFPCQYKGPMFMTIGYVAVNYIAGIEIPEHERIELIRYIVNTAHPVDGGWGLHSVDKSTVFGTVLNYVILRLLGLPKDHPVCAKARSTLLRLGGAIGSPHWGKIWLSALNLYKWEGVNPAPPETWLLPYSLPMHPGRWWVHTRGVYIPVSYLSLVKFSCPMTPLLEELRNEIYTKPFDKINFSKNRNTVCGVDLYYPHSTTLNIANSLVVFYEKYLRNRFIYSLSKKKVYDLIKTELQNTDSLCIAPVNQAFCALVTLIEEGVDSEAFQRLQYRFKDALFHGPQGMTIMGTNGVQTWDCAFAIQYFFVAGLAERPEFYNTIVSAYKFLCHAQFDTECVPGSYRDKRKGAWGFSTKTQGYTVADCTAEAIKAIIMVKNSPVFSEVHHMISSERLFEGIDVLLNLQNIGSFEYGSFATYEKIKAPLAMETLNPAEVFGNIMVEYPYVECTDSSVLGLTYFHKYFDYRKEEIRTRIRIAIEFIKKSQLPDGSWYGSWGICFTYAGMFALEALHTVGETYENSSTVRKGCDFLVSKQMKDGGWGESMKSSELHSYVDSEKSLVVQTAWALIALLFAEYPNKEVIDRGIDLLKNRQEESGEWKFESVEGVFNHSCAIEYPSYRFLFPIKALGMYSRAYETHTL, encoded by the coding sequence ATGACAGAATTTTATTCTGACACAATCGGTCTACCAAAGACAGATCCACGTCTTTGGAGACTGAGAACTGATGAGCTAGGCCGAGAAAGCTGGGAATATTTAACCCCTCAGCAAGCCGCAAACGACCCACCATCCACTTTCACGCAGTGGCTTCTTCAAGATCCCAAATTTCCTCAACCTCATCCAGAAAGAAATAAGCATTCACCAGATTTTTCAGCCTTCGATGCGTGTCATAATGGTgcatcttttttcaaactgCTTCAAGAGCCTGACTCAGGTATTTTTCCGTGTCAATATAAAGGACCCATGTTCATGACAATCGGTTACGTAGCCGTAAACTATATCGCCGGTATTGAAATTCCTGAGCATGAGAGAATAGAATTAATTAGATACATCGTCAATACAGCACATCCGGTTGATGGTGGCTGGGGTCTACATTCTGTTGACAAATCCACCGTGTTTGGTACAGTATTGAACTATGTAATCTTACGTTTATTGGGTCTACCCAAGGACCACCCGGTTTGCGCCAAGGCAAGAAGCACATTGTTAAGGTTAGGCGGTGCTATTGGATCCCCTCACTGGGGAAAAATTTGGCTAAGTGCACTAAACTTGTATAAATGGGAAGGTGTGAACCCTGCCCCTCCTGAAACTTGGTTACTTCCATATTCACTGCCCATGCATCCGGGGAGATGGTGGGTTCATACTAGAGGTGTTTACATTCCGGTCAGTTACCTGTCATTGgtcaaattttcttgccCAATGACTCCTCTTCTTGAAGAACTGAGGAATGAAATTTACACTAAACCGTTTGACAAGATTAACTTCTCCAAGAACAGGAATACCGTATGTGGAGTAGACCTATATTACCCCCATTCTACTACTTTGAATATTGCGAACAGCCTTGTAGTATTTTACGAAAAATACCTAAGAAACCGGTTCATTTACTCTCTATCCAAGAAGAAGGTTTATGATCTAATCAAAACGGAGTTACAGAATACTGATTCCTTGTGTATAGCACCTGTTAACCAGGCGTTTTGCGCACTTGTCACtcttattgaagaaggGGTAGACTCGGAAGCGTTCCAGCGTCTCCAATATAGGTTCAAGGATGCATTGTTCCATGGTCCACAGGGTATGACCATTATGGGAACAAATGGTGTGCAAACCTGGGATTGTGCGTTTGCCATTCAATACTTTTTCGTCGCAGGCCTCGCAGAAAGACCTGAATTCTATAACACAATTGTCTCTGCCTATAAATTCTTGTGTCATGCTCAATTTGACACCGAGTGCGTTCCAGGTAGTTATAGGGATAAGAGAAAGGGGGCTTGGGGCTTCTCAACAAAAACACAGGGCTATACAGTGGCAGATTGCACTGCAGAAGCAATTAAAGCCATCATCATGGTGAAAAACTCTCCCGTCTTTAGTGAAGTACACCATATGATTAGCAGTGAACGTTTATTTGAAGGCATTGATGTGTTATTGAACCTACAAAACATCGGATCTTTTGAATATGGTTCCTTTGCAACctatgaaaaaatcaaggcCCCACTAGCAATGGAAACCTTGAATCCTGCTGAAGTTTTTGGTAACATAATGGTAGAATACCCATACGTGGAATGTACTGATTCATCCGTTCTGGGGTTGACATATTTTCACAAGTACTTCGACTATAGGAAAGAGGAAATACGTACACGCATCAGAATCGCCATCGAattcataaaaaaatctcAATTACCAGATGGAAGTTGGTATGGAAGCTGGGGTATTTGTTTTACATATGCCGGTATGTTTGCATTGGAGGCATTACACACCGTGGGGGAGACCTATGAGAATTCCTCAACGGTAAGAAAAGGTTGCGACTTCTTGGTCAGTAAACAGATGAAGGATGGCGGTTGGGGGGAATCAATGAAGTCCAGTGAATTACATAGTTATGTGGATAGTGAAAAATCGCTAGTCGTTCAAACCGCATGGGCGCTAATTGCACTTCTTTTCGCTGAATATCCTAATAAAGAAGTCATCGACCGCGGTATTGAccttttaaaaaatagaCAAGAAGAATCCGGGGAATGGAAATTTGAAAGTGTAGAAGGTGTTTTCAACCACTCTTGTGCAATTGAATACCCAAGTTATCGATTCTTATTCCCTATTAAGGCATTAGGTATGTACAGCAGGGCATATGAAACACATACGCTTTAA
- the NOP10 gene encoding snoRNP complex protein NOP10 (Subunit of box H/ACA snoRNP complex; required for pseudouridylation and processing of pre-18S rRNA) codes for MHLMYTLGPDGKRIYTLKKVTESGEITKSAHPARFSPDDKYSRQRVTLKKRFGLVPGQ; via the coding sequence ATGCATTTGATGTACACTTTGGGCCCAGACGGCAAGAGAATCTAtacattgaaaaaggtCACCGAAAGTGGTGAAATCACGAAGTCTGCTCACCCAGCTAGATTTTCTCCAGACGACAAATATTCAAGACAAAGAGtaactttgaagaagagatTTGGTTTGGTACCAGGCCAATAG
- the OSH3 gene encoding oxysterol-binding protein related protein OSH3 (Member of an oxysterol-binding protein family; this family has seven members in S. cerevisiae; family members have overlapping, redundant functions in sterol metabolism and collectively perform a function essential for viability; contains FFAT motif; interacts with ER anchor Scs2p at patches at the plasma membrane; regulated by sterol binding) yields METIDIQNRSFVVRWVKCGRGDVINYQIKPLKKSIEVGIYKKLKSSVDDHASAVHIAPDTKTLLDYTTKSLLHKGSSSNIEEHHRRSSQHSHSSSNGSDNKRKERSYSSLSISGIQQQSQEIPLREKLSASGFTLVKRVGNVSGNTMVQGDLEVKDTDYYYAFILDNSSSKNAKKKILFNASVINGDNQSMISTRSTPPARPTALSRTSTQQDMLFRVGQGRYLQGYLLKKRRKRLQGFKKRFFTLDFRYGTLSYYLNDHNQTCRGEIVISLSSVSANKKDKIIIIDSGMEVWVLKATTKENWQSWVDALQTCFDDQFEDKDTSTLEENPDILDDDKEVINKSSPQDHDHLTPTATTKSALSHRQHTQKDMDDIYVPLPSESYATFSMNLRLIQQRLEQCKKDSLSYKPTTLHQRSEGLNGTHSSSSVFTNNRVSSFNHSSSGMTSSDSLASEEVPSNKTYIEHALYNQLADLEVFVSRFVTQGEVLFKDHQILCKKAKDTRVSLTSYLSENDEFFDAEEEISRGVIILPDTEDDINNIVEETPLLGKSDQNEFTKEVQLSGSEQIASSSVESYTTNDENHSRKHLKNRHKNRRRGHPHHQKTKSAQSSTETFTSKDLFALSYPKSVTRRNDIPEAAASPPSLLSFLRKNVGKDLSSIAMPVTSNEPISILQLISETFEYAPLLTKATQRPDPITFVSAFAISFLSIYRDKTRTLRKPFNPLLAETFELIREDMGFRLISEKVSHRPPVFAFFAEHLDWECSYTVTPSQKFWGKSIELNNEGILRLKFKTTGELFEWTQPTTILKNLIAGERYMEPVNEFEVHSSKGDKSHILFDKAGMFSGRSEGFKVSIIPPPSSNRKKETLAGKWTQSLANETTHETIWEVGDLVSNPKKKYGFTKFTANLNEITEIEKGNLPPTDSRLRPDIRAYEEGNVDKAEEWKLKLEQLQRERRNKGQDVEPKYFEKVSKNEWKYITGPKSYWERRKKHDWSDISQLW; encoded by the coding sequence ATGGAAACAATTGATATACAAAATCGATCATTTGTTGTTCGTTGGGTAAAATGTGGCCGTGGCGATGTAATCAATTATCAGATCAAgccattgaagaaatctaTTGAAGTCGGCATATACAAAAAGTTGAAATCCAGTGTAGATGACCATGCTTCCGCAGTTCACATTGCACCTGACACTAAAACATTGCTAGACTATACTACGAAATCTCTATTACATAAGGGAAGTTCGAGTAATATTGAGGAGCATCACAGGCGTTCCTCACAGCACTCTCATAGTTCGAGCAATGGATCGGATAATAAGAGGAAAGAGAGATCATATTCTTCACTGTCCATTAGCGGCATACAGCAGCAATCCCAGGAAATACCCCTACGTGAAAAACTCTCTGCGTCAGGATTCACTTTGGTCAAGAGGGTCGGCAACGTTTCCGGTAACACTATGGTCCAAGGTGATCTTGAAGTGAAAGATACAGACTACTATTATGCATTTATACTGGACAACTCGTCTTCCAAGAAtgcaaaaaagaaaattctttttaaCGCAAGTGTGATAAACGGCGATAATCAATCGATGATAAGCACAAGATCCACCCCTCCCGCAAGGCCTACAGCTTTAAGCAGAACATCTACTCAACAGGATATGTTATTTAGAGTAGGACAAGGTCGTTACTTGCAAGGCTACctgctgaaaaaaaggagaaagaGACTACAAGGTTTTAAGAAAAGGTTTTTCACCTTGGACTTTCGATATGGAACCCTATCGTACTATTTAAACGACCATAATCAAACTTGTAGGGGTGAAATTGTCATAAGCTTGTCATCTGTTAGTGCCAATAAGAAGGACAAAATAATCATAATTGATTCTGGTATGGAAGTTTGGGTCTTGAAGGCTACAACTAAGGAAAATTGGCAGTCGTGGGTCGATGCGTTACAAACTTGTTTTGACGATCAGTTCGAAGATAAGGACACGTCcactttggaagaaaatcCCGACATTCTTGACGATGACAAGGAAGtaattaataaaagctCACCTCAAGACCACGACCACCTCACGCCCACGGCTACGACCAAAAGTGCACTATCACATAGACAGCATACTCAGAAAGACATGGATGACATATATGTCCCATTGCCCAGCGAATCTTACGCTACTTTCTCCATGAATCTACGTTTGATTCAACAACGACTGGAGCAGTGTAAAAAAGACTCGTTATCTTATAAACCAACTACTTTACATCAAAGATCGGAGGGGCTAAATGGAACACATTCGTCATCTTCCGTCTTTACCAATAATAGAGTGTCTTCATTCAatcattcttcttctgGTATGACGTCATCTGATTCTTTAGCCTCTGAAGAGGTTCCTTCCAACAAAACATATATTGAGCATGCTTTATATAACCAATTGGCAGATCTTGAAGTATTTGTTAGCCGGTTCGTTACACAGGGAGAGGTTTTATTCAAGGACCACCAGATCCTGTGCAAGAAAGCAAAAGACACGAGAGTTTCTTTAACTTCATATCTTAGCGAGaatgatgaattttttgatgcaGAAGAGGAAATCAGTCGGGGAGTCATTATATTACCTGACACAGAAGATgatattaataatatagTCGAGGAAACTCCCCTTCTTGGTAAAAGTGACCAAAATGAGTTCACAAAAGAGGTCCAATTGTCGGGATCCGAACAGATAGCTTCATCAAGTGTGGAGAGCTATACAACTAACGATGAAAATCATAGCCGTAAACACCTCAAAAATCGTCACAAAAATCGTCGCCGTGGCCACcctcatcatcaaaaaacCAAAAGCGCCCAATCCTCAACAGAAACATTTACAAGTAAGGATTTGTTTGCTCTTTCCTATCCAAAGAGTGTTACACGCCGTAATGACATACCTGAAGCTGCAGCTTCTCCGCCAAGCctattatcttttttgagaaagaaTGTAGGCAAAGATCTGAGCTCTATTGCCATGCCAGTAACCTCAAATGAGCCTATTTCTATTTTGCAGTTGATATCAGAAACATTTGAGTATGCTCCACTTTTAACGAAGGCTACCCAACGTCCTGATCCTATAACCTTTGTTTCTGCATTTGCTATTTCCTTTCTTTCCATATATAGGGATAAAACAAGAACGCTAAGAAAGCCTTTTAATCCTTTACTGGCTGAAACATTTGAACTTATACGAGAAGATATGGGGTTTAGGCTTATATCGGAAAAGGTCTCACATCGTCCTCCAGTATTTGCCTTCTTTGCAGAGCATCTCGACTGGGAGTGTAGTTACACTGTAACGCCATCGCAAAAGTTTTGGGGTAAGTCTATTGAATTGAATAACGAAGGTATACTGAGATTGAAGTTTAAGACAACTGGAGAACTATTTGAATGGACGCAACCAACAactattttaaaaaatttgatagCGGGTGAGAGATATATGGAGCCTGTCAACGAATTCGAAGTACATTCTTCGAAGGGAGACAAATCACACATCCTGTTCGATAAGGCAGGTATGTTTAGTGGAAGATCTGAAGGATTTAAGGTTTCGATAATCCCACCACCTTCGAGCAATCGCAAGAAGGAAACTCTAGCTGGTAAATGGACACAGAGTTTAGCTAATGAAACTACACATGAAACTATATGGGAAGTAGGTGATTTAGTTAGCAAtccgaagaagaaatatgGCTTTACTAAATTCACCGCAAATTTGAATGAGATaactgaaattgaaaagggCAATTTACCACCTACGGACTCAAGATTAAGACCAGATATTAGAGCTTACGAGGAGGGAAATGTTGATAAGGCGGAAgagtggaagctgaaattgGAACAACTTCAACGTGAAAGACGTAATAAAGGGCAAGATGTGGAGCCTAAATATTTCGAAAAAGTATCTAAGAATGAATGGAAATACATAACTGGACCGAAGAGTTATTgggaaagaagaaagaagcaTGATTGGTCTGATATTTCTCAACTCTGGTGA
- the QNS1 gene encoding glutamine-dependent NAD(+) synthetase (Glutamine-dependent NAD(+) synthetase; essential for the formation of NAD(+) from nicotinic acid adenine dinucleotide), with protein sequence MSHLITLATCNLNQWALDFEGNRDRILQSIKIAKERGARLRVGPELEITGYGCLDHFLENDVCLHSWEMYAQIIKNKETHGLILDIGMPVLHKNVRYNCRLLSLDGEILFIRPKIWLANDGNYREMRFFTPWMKPGVVEDFILPPEIQKVTGQRLVPFGDAVINSLDTCIGTETCEELFTPQSPHIAMSLDGVEIMTNSSGSHHELRKLNKRLDLILNATKRCGGVYLYANQRGCDGDRLYYDGCALIAINGTIVAQGSQFSLDDVEVVTATVDLEEVRSYRAAVMSRGLQASLAEIKFKRIDIPVELALMTSRFDPTVCPTKVREPFYHSPEEEIALGPACWMWDYLRRCNGTGFFLPLSGGIDSCATAMIVHSMCRLVTDAAQNGNEQVIKDVRKITRSGDDWIPDSPQDLASKIFHSCFMGTENSSKETRNRAKDLSNAIGSYHVDLKMDSLVSSVVSLFEVATGKKPIYKIFGGSQIENLALQNIQARLRMVLSYLFAQLLPWVRGIPNSGGLLVLGSANVDECLRGYLTKYDCSSADINPIGGISKTDLKRFIAYASKQYNMPILNDFLNATPTAELEPMTKDYVQSDEIDMGMTYEELGVFGYLRKVEKCGPYSMFLKLLHQWSPKLTPRQISEKVKRFFFFYAINRHKQTVLTPSYHAEQYSPEDNRFDLRPFLINPRFPWASRKIDEVVEQCEAHKGSTLDIMSID encoded by the coding sequence ATGTCACATCTTATCACTTTAGCTACATGCAACTTGAATCAATGGGCCCTAGATTTTGAAGGTAATAGAGACCGTATCCTACAGTCCATTAAGATTGCCAAAGAGAGGGGTGCCAGGTTACGTGTCGGCCCAGAACTGGAAATAACTGGCTACGGATGTTTAGATCATTTTTTAGAAAATGACGTTTGCCTTCATTCATGGGAAATGTATGCTCAAATCATTAAGAATAAAGAAACCCATGGATTAATACTTGACATTGGTATGCCCGTTCTACACAAGAATGTTCGTTATAATTGTCGTTTGTTATCCTTGGATGGTGAGATATTGTTCATAAGACCTAAGATTTGGTTAGCTAATGATGGTAACTATAGGGAAATGAGATTTTTCACACCTTGGATGAAACCTGGCGTGGTGGAGGACTTTATCCTTCCACCTGAGATTCAGAAAGTTACCGGCCAGAGACTTGTGCCATTTGGGGACGCTGTGATAAATTCATTGGATACATGCATTGGTACAGAAACTTGTGAAGAATTGTTTACACCTCAATCCCCCCACATCGCCATGTCTTTAGATGGTGTGGAAATCATGACAAACTCATCTGGTTCTCATCATGAACTGCGTAAGTTAAATAAAAGGTTAGACCTAATTTTAAATGCCACTAAACGTTGTGGTGGTGTTTACTTGTATGCAAATCAAAGAGGTTGTGATGGTGACAGATTATATTATGATGGCTGTGCACTAATTGCCATCAATGGTACAATTGTAGCCCAAGGTTCACAATTTTCGCTAGATGATGTGGAAGTAGTTACTGCTACTGTGGACCTAGAAGAGGTGAGGAGTTATCGTGCAGCTGTCATGTCTCGTGGCCTACAAGCCTCCTTGGCAGAAATAAAGTTCAAGCGTATTGATATTCCTGTAGAATTGGCTTTAATGACCTCCAGATTTGATCCTACAGTGTGTCCAACAAAAGTCCGCGAGCCTTTCTATCACTCTCctgaggaagaaattgcACTGGGACCTGCTTGCTGGATGTGGGATTATTTAAGACGTTGTAACGGAACAGGGTTTTTCCTTCCCTTATCTGGGGGCATTGACTCTTGTGCAACTGCAATGATTGTCCACTCTATGTGCCGTTTAGTGACCGACGCTgctcaaaatggaaatgaGCAAGTTATCAAAGACGTTCGTAAGATAACACGTAGCGGCGATGATTGGATTCCAGACAGTCCACAGGATCTAGCctcaaaaatatttcactCCTGTTTCATGGGTACGGAAAATTCATCCAAGGAGACAAGAAACAGAGCAAAGGACCTTTCCAATGCAATTGGATCTTACCACGTGGATTTAAAGATGGACTCATTGGTATCCAGTGTGGTGTCCTTATTCGAAGTAGCCACTGGCAAAAAACCAATATACAAAATATTTGGGGGATCTCAAATCGAGAACTTGGCTTTACAAAACATCCAGGCGCGTCTAAGAATGGTTCTTTCTTATCTTTTTGCGCAACTGTTGCCGTGGGTTCGTGGTATCCCAAACTCGGGTGGATTGTTAGTACTTGGTAGCGCAAATGTTGATGAGTGCTTACGTGGGTATCTAACAAAATATGACTGCTCCTCCGCAGATATCAACCCTATTGGGggtatttcaaaaactgaCTTGAAAAGATTCATTGCCTACGCATCAAAACAATATAACATGCCAATCTTGAATGACTTTTTAAACGCTACACCAACTGCAGAATTAGAACCTATGACTAAAGATTACGTTCAATCGGATGAGATAGATATGGGGATGACGTATGAAGAATTGGGCGTGTTTGGTTACCTAAGAAAGGTTGAAAAATGTGGTCCTTATTCTATGTTCTTAaaacttcttcatcaatggTCCCCAAAGTTAACACCTCGTCAAATATCTGAAAAGGtgaaaagatttttcttcttctatgCCATCAACAGACACAAGCAAACTGTTTTAACTCCTAGTTATCATGCTGAACAGTATTCACCAGAAGACAACAGATTTGACTTACGTCCTTTCTTAATCAACCCAAGATTTCCATGGgcttcaagaaaaattgatgaagttGTCGAGCAGTGTGAAGCACATAAAGGCTCAACGCTTGACATTATGTCTATTGATTAG